A region from the Andrena cerasifolii isolate SP2316 chromosome 11, iyAndCera1_principal, whole genome shotgun sequence genome encodes:
- the Atos gene encoding atos homolog atossa isoform X2: protein MHCLGAVTGGIPSPNGVGGRGGILSVFRALGVLVCEGRIQGPPRGYKEGPHCAAPMQATSNDHVCEEDDYLCDRYFLLAREIADRTAIGAFLCIEVVLCSDCPCGLAKATSKNPIYTVPSLSISPWQHASEMLLEYWCICVVPSKSPETMNFYGLYQAVRSRLHFSQVAAWWSRSKGADPSCIATRVVSGNEENLRKFRDTPVEHTFPLAGSGDGNSIKVTVWALPRMEEVPVLTCPLHPIKEKDEEGVARALTPTKAIPVPSVSQNPEGLVLPALVDDRLQTPCNMPGKHHCRCEEEDGSPPSPSIPRPNGERKRRRSLPCGPAEVNSCVTVQPMPLPAVQEATTRESKDSQSSSYPKCSSEIPNNRAAKPAHGQSCKLEENSIRSRNNLNSDNLERCFKAQLNIDEREGNLEKRYKRTIEDPEAVQRKSPSGCKDKQCNLDKEAQGGSKKMKEIESKPTEKNGLFENLIPFNSSLPWSFVESWNNSNANSKCAFQSLRSNRDGYFNDTERTSKPPAPKDSSLVINPFRQPSPFHESNPGPSTNNRLKQDSLSSACMVHQSCVKPSNKLPSTETVLPGQEALQTDLGSAANNRGRPGKDISQLMWKLAAPEEKDKSKEEGGFLEWFSKVPGRVLGVAPSNGYVENKVKATNLKGQDQHGNEVRFKNCNLELSQREFDEVLAVLRARTPSGRKRTSVKTLRRRERSEKSAEDGTERTIVGKYVNLENSECSTNNIVNRAKSCEGCSHKLCRKNDQQALERSNYSEIYGNKNIYNPSEKREKLDDGGSSEDLQAIKCNNSEKRANDSVDCLQNVSNKADILLGAILRTSKERRSLPEVSSGTKPRSLSSTTTSETGIDRSSCERGQQEDEKSLPMALNKRFNRFRQLFKKEQEKKSSTTGDSAQDVVQQFVQRSFSYNHVQPSLHDPKNLRDSKAKRRIDFSNLTAEKREPCTDALELSTNGAHQNSRTYSTNYKEDSYGSPEPPKWQNRLHSTNAENGTAEEDDDEAVSKLRKDPASVKARVSSKDSPATEDDETTDKAVPTAIEQERFRRSLENAASMVFHSRTGLPLTSSPAPLRRGSCCFDYDSSLNSVSSKRSALFELNTPPSPGAVSLEETDRETENPGEGEETPKRRSTSRSRPQSHALLGSFEESALNGRLEPVSTVHGFTAELGASGCFCPKHRKLPVTVFFYTLGDNDKVSTPYLAHINLGKKGYQVPRSGTIQVTLLNPLGTVVKMFVVLYDLSDMPPRSHTFLRQRTLRHKTLRYLVHLRFMSGKSGRIYLHTDIRMIICRKSDVDTASDFGSEPPKELRSYIHGPTNPKFSPRC from the exons ATGCACTGCCTAGGCGCGGTGACAGGAGGCATTCCCAGCCCAAATGGGGTTGGCGGTCGGGGTGGCATTCTCAGCGTGTTCCGAGCCCTTGGAGTCCTTGTGTGCGAAGGGAGGATTCAGGGCCCTCCACGTGGTTACAAAGAGGGCCCACACTGTGCGGCGCCGATGCAGGCGACTTCTAATGACCATGTGTGCGAGGAAGATGATTACTTG TGCGATCGATACTTTCTGCTCGCCCGAGAGATCGCGGACCGTACCGCGATTGGCGCGTTCCTGTGCATCGAGGTAGTGTTGTGCAGCGACTGTCCATGCGGTTTGGCCAAAGCTACGAGCAAGAATCCGATCTACACCGTGCCGTCCTTATCAATCTCGCCATGGCAACACGCGTCGGAGATGCTGCTGGAGTATTGGTGTATCTGCGTCGTCCCCAGCAA GAGCCCGGAGACGATGAACTTCTACGGGCTGTACCAAGCGGTCCGTTCTCGGCTCCACTTCAGCCAGGTGGCTGCCTGGTGGTCGAGGAGCAAGGGCGCCGACCCGAGTTGCATCGCCACCAGGGTGGTCTCCGGCAACGAGGAGAATCTGAGAAAATTCAGGGACACCCCTGTGGAGCACACCTTCCCTCTGGCTGGCAGCGGCGATGGAAATTCGATAAAG GTCACCGTGTGGGCACTGCCGAGGATGGAGGAGGTGCCGGTTCTCACCTGCCCGCTGCACCCGATCAAAGAGAAGGACGAGGAGGGTGTCGCGAGGGCTTTGACACCCACCAAGGCTATCCCGGTCCCCAGCGTTTCGCAAAACCCCGAAGGCCTCGTTTTGCCTG CTTTGGTGGACGACAGGCTGCAGACACCCTGCAACATGCCCGGTAAGCATCACTGTCGCTGCGAGGAGGAGGACGGTTCAccgccgtcgccgtcgatccCTCGACCGAACGGCGAGAGAAAGCGGCGACGGTCGCTCCCTTGCGGCCCCGCGGAGGTGAACTCCTGCGTGACGGTTCAGCCGATGCCTCTGCCGGCGGTGCAAGAAGCAACCACGCGAGAATCGAAGGATAGCCAGAGCTCGAGCTACCCCAAGTGCTCCTCCGAGATCCCCAACAACCGCGCGGCGAAGCCCGCTCACGGCCAGAGCTGTAAGCTGGAGGAGAACAGCATCAGGAGTCGCAACAACTTGAACTCCGACAACTTGGAGCGCTGTTTCAAGGCGCAGCTGAACATCGACGAGCGCGAGGGGAACCTGGAGAAGCGTTACAAGCGGACCATCGAAGATCCCGAGGCTGTGCAGCGGAAATCTCCCAGCGGTTGTAAAGACAAGCAGTGCAACTTGGACAAGGAAGCTCAGGGTGGCAGTAAGAAGATGAAAGAGATAGAGAGCAAGCCCACGGAGAAGAACGGACTGTTCGAGAACCTGATACCGTTCAATTCTTCGCTACCTTGGTCATTCGTCGAGTCCTGGAACAACAGCAACGCGAACAGCAAGTGCGCGTTCCAGAGCCTGCGCAGCAACAGAGACGGCTACTTCAACGACACCGAGAGGACCAGCAAACCACCTGCCCCGAAGGACTCAAGCCTTGTGATCAATCCCTTCAGGCAACCGAGCCCCTTCCACGAGTCAAATCCCGGACCGTCGACGAACAACCGATTGAAACAGGACTCGCTGAGCTCTGCCTGCATGGTGCACCAGAGCTGCGTGAAGCCTTCCAACAAGCTGCCGAGCACCGAGACGGTGTTGCCTGGGCAGGAAGCTCTGCAGACGGACTTGGGCAGCGCCGCGAACAACAGAGGGAGACCTGGCAAGGATATAAGTCAGTTGATGTGGAAGCTGGCGGCCCCTGAGGAGAAGGACAAGTCGAAGGAAGAAGGAGGCTTCTTGGAGTGGTTCAGTAAGGTTCCTGGGCGAGTTCTGGGCGTTGCTCCGAGCAACGGTTACGTGGAGAACAAAGTAAAGGCGACGAACTTGAAGGGGCAGGATCAGCATGGGAACGAAGTGAGATTCAAGAACTGCAACTTGGAGCTGAGTCAACGGGAGTTCGACGAGGTCTTAGCTGTGCTGAGGGCCAGGACGCCGTCCGGGCGGAAGAGGACGAGCGTGAAGACTCTGAGGAGGCGGGAGAGGTCGGAGAAGTCGGCCGAGGACGGGACAGAGAGGACGATCGTCGGGAAGTACGTGAACTTGGAGAACAGCGAGTGCTCGACGAATAATATCGTGAACCGCGCCAAGTCCTGCGAGGGCTGCAGCCACAAGCTGTGCAGGAAGAACGACCAGCAAGCCCTCGAGAGGTCCAACTATAGTGAGATCTATGGCAATAAGAATATATACAACCCCTCCGAGAAGCGGGAGAAGCTCGACGACGGTGGATCCAGCGAGGATCTGCAAGCGATCAAATGCAATAATTCCGAGAAACGGGCGAACGACTCTGTGGACTGCTTGCAGAACGTGTCCAACAAGGCGGACATACTGTTGGGAGCGATCTTGCGCACCAGTAAGGAGCGAAGGAGCCTGCCAGAGGTCTCCAGCGGGACCAAGCCCAGGTCCTTGTCGTCGACGACCACCAGCGAGACGGGGATCGATCGGAGCAGCTGCGAGAGAGGCCAGCAGGAGGACGAGAAGTCCCTGCCCATGGCGTTGAACAAGAGGTTCAATCGGTTCCGGCAGCTGTTCAAGAAGGAGCAGGAGAAGAAGAGCTCGACGACGGGGGACAGTGCCCAGGACGTGGTCCAGCAGTTCGTCCAACGTTCGTTCTCGTACAATCACGTCCAGCCGAGCCTGCACGACCCGAAGAACCTGAGGGACAGCAAGGCGAAGAGGAGGATAGACTTCTCGAACTTGACCGCGGAGAAGCGCGAGCCGTGCACCGACGCTCTGGAGCTTAGTACAAATGGCGCACATCAAAACTCAAGAACCTATAGTACAAATTACAAGGAGGATAGCTACGGTAGCCCCGAGCCGCCCAAGTGGCAGAACAGACTGCATAGTACAAACGCGGAGAATGGCACAGCGGAGGAGGACGATGACGAAGCTGTTTCGAAGCTGCGTAAGGATCCCGCGTCCGTCAAGGCTCGAGTCAGCAGCAAGGACAGCCCTGCCACCGAGGATGACGAGACCACCGACAAGGCGGTGCCGACTGCGATCGAGCAGGAGAGATTTCGACGGTCCTTGGAGAACGCTGCCTCTATGGTGTTCCACAGTAGAACAGGTCTGCCATTGACGTCCAGCCCGGCGCCGTTGAGGAGAGGCAGCTGCTGCTTCGATTACGACAGCAGCTTGAACTCTGTCTCCTCCAAGAGAAG CGCGCTGTTCGAGCTGAACACTCCGCCGAGCCCCGGCGCAGTGTCGCTGGAGGAGACAGACAGGGAGACCGAGAACCCCGGCGAAGGTGAGGAAACCCCGAAGAGGAGGTCGACGTCGCGCAGCAGGCCCCAGAGCCATGCACTTTTAGGCAGCTTCGAGGAGTCCGCTTTGAATGGTAGACTGGAGCCCGTGTCGACCGTTCACGGTTTCACGGCCGAGCTAGGCGCAAGTGGTTGTTTCTGTCCGAAACATCGAAAGCTTCCAGTCACCGTGTTCTTCTACACGCTCGGTGACAATGACAAAGTTTCTACGCCCTATCTC GCACATATTAATTTGGGCAAAAAGGGCTACCAAGTACCAAGAAGCGGTACTATTCAAGTAACGCTTCTCAATCCCTTGGGTACAGTCGTTAAGATGTTCGTAGTACTATACGATCTTTCTGATATGCCACCACGATCTCATACTTTTTTACGTCAGAGAACACTGCGGCACAAAACGCTACGCTACCTCGTTCATCTTAG ATTTATGTCTGGCAAGTCCGGTCGGATTTACTTGCACACGGACATCCGCATGATCATTTGTCGGAAGTCCGACGTCGACACGGCGTCGGACTTCGGCTCAGAGCCGCCGAAGGAGCTCCGCAGCTACATCCACGGCCCCACCAATCCGAAATTTTCGCCGAGGTGCTGA
- the Atos gene encoding atos homolog atossa isoform X4, with product MAVPRSPETMNFYGLYQAVRSRLHFSQVAAWWSRSKGADPSCIATRVVSGNEENLRKFRDTPVEHTFPLAGSGDGNSIKVTVWALPRMEEVPVLTCPLHPIKEKDEEGVARALTPTKAIPVPSVSQNPEGLVLPALVDDRLQTPCNMPGKHHCRCEEEDGSPPSPSIPRPNGERKRRRSLPCGPAEVNSCVTVQPMPLPAVQEATTRESKDSQSSSYPKCSSEIPNNRAAKPAHGQSCKLEENSIRSRNNLNSDNLERCFKAQLNIDEREGNLEKRYKRTIEDPEAVQRKSPSGCKDKQCNLDKEAQGGSKKMKEIESKPTEKNGLFENLIPFNSSLPWSFVESWNNSNANSKCAFQSLRSNRDGYFNDTERTSKPPAPKDSSLVINPFRQPSPFHESNPGPSTNNRLKQDSLSSACMVHQSCVKPSNKLPSTETVLPGQEALQTDLGSAANNRGRPGKDISQLMWKLAAPEEKDKSKEEGGFLEWFSKVPGRVLGVAPSNGYVENKVKATNLKGQDQHGNEVRFKNCNLELSQREFDEVLAVLRARTPSGRKRTSVKTLRRRERSEKSAEDGTERTIVGKYVNLENSECSTNNIVNRAKSCEGCSHKLCRKNDQQALERSNYSEIYGNKNIYNPSEKREKLDDGGSSEDLQAIKCNNSEKRANDSVDCLQNVSNKADILLGAILRTSKERRSLPEVSSGTKPRSLSSTTTSETGIDRSSCERGQQEDEKSLPMALNKRFNRFRQLFKKEQEKKSSTTGDSAQDVVQQFVQRSFSYNHVQPSLHDPKNLRDSKAKRRIDFSNLTAEKREPCTDALELSTNGAHQNSRTYSTNYKEDSYGSPEPPKWQNRLHSTNAENGTAEEDDDEAVSKLRKDPASVKARVSSKDSPATEDDETTDKAVPTAIEQERFRRSLENAASMVFHSRTGLPLTSSPAPLRRGSCCFDYDSSLNSVSSKRSALFELNTPPSPGAVSLEETDRETENPGEGEETPKRRSTSRSRPQSHALLGSFEESALNGRLEPVSTVHGFTAELGASGCFCPKHRKLPVTVFFYTLGDNDKVSTPYLAHINLGKKGYQVPRSGTIQVTLLNPLGTVVKMFVVLYDLSDMPPRSHTFLRQRTLRHKTLRYLVHLRFMSGKSGRIYLHTDIRMIICRKSDVDTASDFGSEPPKELRSYIHGPTNPKFSPRC from the exons ATGGCGGTCCCCAGGAGCCCGGAGACGATGAACTTCTACGGGCTGTACCAAGCGGTCCGTTCTCGGCTCCACTTCAGCCAGGTGGCTGCCTGGTGGTCGAGGAGCAAGGGCGCCGACCCGAGTTGCATCGCCACCAGGGTGGTCTCCGGCAACGAGGAGAATCTGAGAAAATTCAGGGACACCCCTGTGGAGCACACCTTCCCTCTGGCTGGCAGCGGCGATGGAAATTCGATAAAG GTCACCGTGTGGGCACTGCCGAGGATGGAGGAGGTGCCGGTTCTCACCTGCCCGCTGCACCCGATCAAAGAGAAGGACGAGGAGGGTGTCGCGAGGGCTTTGACACCCACCAAGGCTATCCCGGTCCCCAGCGTTTCGCAAAACCCCGAAGGCCTCGTTTTGCCTG CTTTGGTGGACGACAGGCTGCAGACACCCTGCAACATGCCCGGTAAGCATCACTGTCGCTGCGAGGAGGAGGACGGTTCAccgccgtcgccgtcgatccCTCGACCGAACGGCGAGAGAAAGCGGCGACGGTCGCTCCCTTGCGGCCCCGCGGAGGTGAACTCCTGCGTGACGGTTCAGCCGATGCCTCTGCCGGCGGTGCAAGAAGCAACCACGCGAGAATCGAAGGATAGCCAGAGCTCGAGCTACCCCAAGTGCTCCTCCGAGATCCCCAACAACCGCGCGGCGAAGCCCGCTCACGGCCAGAGCTGTAAGCTGGAGGAGAACAGCATCAGGAGTCGCAACAACTTGAACTCCGACAACTTGGAGCGCTGTTTCAAGGCGCAGCTGAACATCGACGAGCGCGAGGGGAACCTGGAGAAGCGTTACAAGCGGACCATCGAAGATCCCGAGGCTGTGCAGCGGAAATCTCCCAGCGGTTGTAAAGACAAGCAGTGCAACTTGGACAAGGAAGCTCAGGGTGGCAGTAAGAAGATGAAAGAGATAGAGAGCAAGCCCACGGAGAAGAACGGACTGTTCGAGAACCTGATACCGTTCAATTCTTCGCTACCTTGGTCATTCGTCGAGTCCTGGAACAACAGCAACGCGAACAGCAAGTGCGCGTTCCAGAGCCTGCGCAGCAACAGAGACGGCTACTTCAACGACACCGAGAGGACCAGCAAACCACCTGCCCCGAAGGACTCAAGCCTTGTGATCAATCCCTTCAGGCAACCGAGCCCCTTCCACGAGTCAAATCCCGGACCGTCGACGAACAACCGATTGAAACAGGACTCGCTGAGCTCTGCCTGCATGGTGCACCAGAGCTGCGTGAAGCCTTCCAACAAGCTGCCGAGCACCGAGACGGTGTTGCCTGGGCAGGAAGCTCTGCAGACGGACTTGGGCAGCGCCGCGAACAACAGAGGGAGACCTGGCAAGGATATAAGTCAGTTGATGTGGAAGCTGGCGGCCCCTGAGGAGAAGGACAAGTCGAAGGAAGAAGGAGGCTTCTTGGAGTGGTTCAGTAAGGTTCCTGGGCGAGTTCTGGGCGTTGCTCCGAGCAACGGTTACGTGGAGAACAAAGTAAAGGCGACGAACTTGAAGGGGCAGGATCAGCATGGGAACGAAGTGAGATTCAAGAACTGCAACTTGGAGCTGAGTCAACGGGAGTTCGACGAGGTCTTAGCTGTGCTGAGGGCCAGGACGCCGTCCGGGCGGAAGAGGACGAGCGTGAAGACTCTGAGGAGGCGGGAGAGGTCGGAGAAGTCGGCCGAGGACGGGACAGAGAGGACGATCGTCGGGAAGTACGTGAACTTGGAGAACAGCGAGTGCTCGACGAATAATATCGTGAACCGCGCCAAGTCCTGCGAGGGCTGCAGCCACAAGCTGTGCAGGAAGAACGACCAGCAAGCCCTCGAGAGGTCCAACTATAGTGAGATCTATGGCAATAAGAATATATACAACCCCTCCGAGAAGCGGGAGAAGCTCGACGACGGTGGATCCAGCGAGGATCTGCAAGCGATCAAATGCAATAATTCCGAGAAACGGGCGAACGACTCTGTGGACTGCTTGCAGAACGTGTCCAACAAGGCGGACATACTGTTGGGAGCGATCTTGCGCACCAGTAAGGAGCGAAGGAGCCTGCCAGAGGTCTCCAGCGGGACCAAGCCCAGGTCCTTGTCGTCGACGACCACCAGCGAGACGGGGATCGATCGGAGCAGCTGCGAGAGAGGCCAGCAGGAGGACGAGAAGTCCCTGCCCATGGCGTTGAACAAGAGGTTCAATCGGTTCCGGCAGCTGTTCAAGAAGGAGCAGGAGAAGAAGAGCTCGACGACGGGGGACAGTGCCCAGGACGTGGTCCAGCAGTTCGTCCAACGTTCGTTCTCGTACAATCACGTCCAGCCGAGCCTGCACGACCCGAAGAACCTGAGGGACAGCAAGGCGAAGAGGAGGATAGACTTCTCGAACTTGACCGCGGAGAAGCGCGAGCCGTGCACCGACGCTCTGGAGCTTAGTACAAATGGCGCACATCAAAACTCAAGAACCTATAGTACAAATTACAAGGAGGATAGCTACGGTAGCCCCGAGCCGCCCAAGTGGCAGAACAGACTGCATAGTACAAACGCGGAGAATGGCACAGCGGAGGAGGACGATGACGAAGCTGTTTCGAAGCTGCGTAAGGATCCCGCGTCCGTCAAGGCTCGAGTCAGCAGCAAGGACAGCCCTGCCACCGAGGATGACGAGACCACCGACAAGGCGGTGCCGACTGCGATCGAGCAGGAGAGATTTCGACGGTCCTTGGAGAACGCTGCCTCTATGGTGTTCCACAGTAGAACAGGTCTGCCATTGACGTCCAGCCCGGCGCCGTTGAGGAGAGGCAGCTGCTGCTTCGATTACGACAGCAGCTTGAACTCTGTCTCCTCCAAGAGAAG CGCGCTGTTCGAGCTGAACACTCCGCCGAGCCCCGGCGCAGTGTCGCTGGAGGAGACAGACAGGGAGACCGAGAACCCCGGCGAAGGTGAGGAAACCCCGAAGAGGAGGTCGACGTCGCGCAGCAGGCCCCAGAGCCATGCACTTTTAGGCAGCTTCGAGGAGTCCGCTTTGAATGGTAGACTGGAGCCCGTGTCGACCGTTCACGGTTTCACGGCCGAGCTAGGCGCAAGTGGTTGTTTCTGTCCGAAACATCGAAAGCTTCCAGTCACCGTGTTCTTCTACACGCTCGGTGACAATGACAAAGTTTCTACGCCCTATCTC GCACATATTAATTTGGGCAAAAAGGGCTACCAAGTACCAAGAAGCGGTACTATTCAAGTAACGCTTCTCAATCCCTTGGGTACAGTCGTTAAGATGTTCGTAGTACTATACGATCTTTCTGATATGCCACCACGATCTCATACTTTTTTACGTCAGAGAACACTGCGGCACAAAACGCTACGCTACCTCGTTCATCTTAG ATTTATGTCTGGCAAGTCCGGTCGGATTTACTTGCACACGGACATCCGCATGATCATTTGTCGGAAGTCCGACGTCGACACGGCGTCGGACTTCGGCTCAGAGCCGCCGAAGGAGCTCCGCAGCTACATCCACGGCCCCACCAATCCGAAATTTTCGCCGAGGTGCTGA
- the Atos gene encoding atos homolog atossa isoform X5, producing the protein MEEVPVLTCPLHPIKEKDEEGVARALTPTKAIPVPSVSQNPEGLVLPALVDDRLQTPCNMPGKHHCRCEEEDGSPPSPSIPRPNGERKRRRSLPCGPAEVNSCVTVQPMPLPAVQEATTRESKDSQSSSYPKCSSEIPNNRAAKPAHGQSCKLEENSIRSRNNLNSDNLERCFKAQLNIDEREGNLEKRYKRTIEDPEAVQRKSPSGCKDKQCNLDKEAQGGSKKMKEIESKPTEKNGLFENLIPFNSSLPWSFVESWNNSNANSKCAFQSLRSNRDGYFNDTERTSKPPAPKDSSLVINPFRQPSPFHESNPGPSTNNRLKQDSLSSACMVHQSCVKPSNKLPSTETVLPGQEALQTDLGSAANNRGRPGKDISQLMWKLAAPEEKDKSKEEGGFLEWFSKVPGRVLGVAPSNGYVENKVKATNLKGQDQHGNEVRFKNCNLELSQREFDEVLAVLRARTPSGRKRTSVKTLRRRERSEKSAEDGTERTIVGKYVNLENSECSTNNIVNRAKSCEGCSHKLCRKNDQQALERSNYSEIYGNKNIYNPSEKREKLDDGGSSEDLQAIKCNNSEKRANDSVDCLQNVSNKADILLGAILRTSKERRSLPEVSSGTKPRSLSSTTTSETGIDRSSCERGQQEDEKSLPMALNKRFNRFRQLFKKEQEKKSSTTGDSAQDVVQQFVQRSFSYNHVQPSLHDPKNLRDSKAKRRIDFSNLTAEKREPCTDALELSTNGAHQNSRTYSTNYKEDSYGSPEPPKWQNRLHSTNAENGTAEEDDDEAVSKLRKDPASVKARVSSKDSPATEDDETTDKAVPTAIEQERFRRSLENAASMVFHSRTGLPLTSSPAPLRRGSCCFDYDSSLNSVSSKRSALFELNTPPSPGAVSLEETDRETENPGEGEETPKRRSTSRSRPQSHALLGSFEESALNGRLEPVSTVHGFTAELGASGCFCPKHRKLPVTVFFYTLGDNDKVSTPYLAHINLGKKGYQVPRSGTIQVTLLNPLGTVVKMFVVLYDLSDMPPRSHTFLRQRTLRHKTLRYLVHLRFMSGKSGRIYLHTDIRMIICRKSDVDTASDFGSEPPKELRSYIHGPTNPKFSPRC; encoded by the exons ATGGAGGAGGTGCCGGTTCTCACCTGCCCGCTGCACCCGATCAAAGAGAAGGACGAGGAGGGTGTCGCGAGGGCTTTGACACCCACCAAGGCTATCCCGGTCCCCAGCGTTTCGCAAAACCCCGAAGGCCTCGTTTTGCCTG CTTTGGTGGACGACAGGCTGCAGACACCCTGCAACATGCCCGGTAAGCATCACTGTCGCTGCGAGGAGGAGGACGGTTCAccgccgtcgccgtcgatccCTCGACCGAACGGCGAGAGAAAGCGGCGACGGTCGCTCCCTTGCGGCCCCGCGGAGGTGAACTCCTGCGTGACGGTTCAGCCGATGCCTCTGCCGGCGGTGCAAGAAGCAACCACGCGAGAATCGAAGGATAGCCAGAGCTCGAGCTACCCCAAGTGCTCCTCCGAGATCCCCAACAACCGCGCGGCGAAGCCCGCTCACGGCCAGAGCTGTAAGCTGGAGGAGAACAGCATCAGGAGTCGCAACAACTTGAACTCCGACAACTTGGAGCGCTGTTTCAAGGCGCAGCTGAACATCGACGAGCGCGAGGGGAACCTGGAGAAGCGTTACAAGCGGACCATCGAAGATCCCGAGGCTGTGCAGCGGAAATCTCCCAGCGGTTGTAAAGACAAGCAGTGCAACTTGGACAAGGAAGCTCAGGGTGGCAGTAAGAAGATGAAAGAGATAGAGAGCAAGCCCACGGAGAAGAACGGACTGTTCGAGAACCTGATACCGTTCAATTCTTCGCTACCTTGGTCATTCGTCGAGTCCTGGAACAACAGCAACGCGAACAGCAAGTGCGCGTTCCAGAGCCTGCGCAGCAACAGAGACGGCTACTTCAACGACACCGAGAGGACCAGCAAACCACCTGCCCCGAAGGACTCAAGCCTTGTGATCAATCCCTTCAGGCAACCGAGCCCCTTCCACGAGTCAAATCCCGGACCGTCGACGAACAACCGATTGAAACAGGACTCGCTGAGCTCTGCCTGCATGGTGCACCAGAGCTGCGTGAAGCCTTCCAACAAGCTGCCGAGCACCGAGACGGTGTTGCCTGGGCAGGAAGCTCTGCAGACGGACTTGGGCAGCGCCGCGAACAACAGAGGGAGACCTGGCAAGGATATAAGTCAGTTGATGTGGAAGCTGGCGGCCCCTGAGGAGAAGGACAAGTCGAAGGAAGAAGGAGGCTTCTTGGAGTGGTTCAGTAAGGTTCCTGGGCGAGTTCTGGGCGTTGCTCCGAGCAACGGTTACGTGGAGAACAAAGTAAAGGCGACGAACTTGAAGGGGCAGGATCAGCATGGGAACGAAGTGAGATTCAAGAACTGCAACTTGGAGCTGAGTCAACGGGAGTTCGACGAGGTCTTAGCTGTGCTGAGGGCCAGGACGCCGTCCGGGCGGAAGAGGACGAGCGTGAAGACTCTGAGGAGGCGGGAGAGGTCGGAGAAGTCGGCCGAGGACGGGACAGAGAGGACGATCGTCGGGAAGTACGTGAACTTGGAGAACAGCGAGTGCTCGACGAATAATATCGTGAACCGCGCCAAGTCCTGCGAGGGCTGCAGCCACAAGCTGTGCAGGAAGAACGACCAGCAAGCCCTCGAGAGGTCCAACTATAGTGAGATCTATGGCAATAAGAATATATACAACCCCTCCGAGAAGCGGGAGAAGCTCGACGACGGTGGATCCAGCGAGGATCTGCAAGCGATCAAATGCAATAATTCCGAGAAACGGGCGAACGACTCTGTGGACTGCTTGCAGAACGTGTCCAACAAGGCGGACATACTGTTGGGAGCGATCTTGCGCACCAGTAAGGAGCGAAGGAGCCTGCCAGAGGTCTCCAGCGGGACCAAGCCCAGGTCCTTGTCGTCGACGACCACCAGCGAGACGGGGATCGATCGGAGCAGCTGCGAGAGAGGCCAGCAGGAGGACGAGAAGTCCCTGCCCATGGCGTTGAACAAGAGGTTCAATCGGTTCCGGCAGCTGTTCAAGAAGGAGCAGGAGAAGAAGAGCTCGACGACGGGGGACAGTGCCCAGGACGTGGTCCAGCAGTTCGTCCAACGTTCGTTCTCGTACAATCACGTCCAGCCGAGCCTGCACGACCCGAAGAACCTGAGGGACAGCAAGGCGAAGAGGAGGATAGACTTCTCGAACTTGACCGCGGAGAAGCGCGAGCCGTGCACCGACGCTCTGGAGCTTAGTACAAATGGCGCACATCAAAACTCAAGAACCTATAGTACAAATTACAAGGAGGATAGCTACGGTAGCCCCGAGCCGCCCAAGTGGCAGAACAGACTGCATAGTACAAACGCGGAGAATGGCACAGCGGAGGAGGACGATGACGAAGCTGTTTCGAAGCTGCGTAAGGATCCCGCGTCCGTCAAGGCTCGAGTCAGCAGCAAGGACAGCCCTGCCACCGAGGATGACGAGACCACCGACAAGGCGGTGCCGACTGCGATCGAGCAGGAGAGATTTCGACGGTCCTTGGAGAACGCTGCCTCTATGGTGTTCCACAGTAGAACAGGTCTGCCATTGACGTCCAGCCCGGCGCCGTTGAGGAGAGGCAGCTGCTGCTTCGATTACGACAGCAGCTTGAACTCTGTCTCCTCCAAGAGAAG CGCGCTGTTCGAGCTGAACACTCCGCCGAGCCCCGGCGCAGTGTCGCTGGAGGAGACAGACAGGGAGACCGAGAACCCCGGCGAAGGTGAGGAAACCCCGAAGAGGAGGTCGACGTCGCGCAGCAGGCCCCAGAGCCATGCACTTTTAGGCAGCTTCGAGGAGTCCGCTTTGAATGGTAGACTGGAGCCCGTGTCGACCGTTCACGGTTTCACGGCCGAGCTAGGCGCAAGTGGTTGTTTCTGTCCGAAACATCGAAAGCTTCCAGTCACCGTGTTCTTCTACACGCTCGGTGACAATGACAAAGTTTCTACGCCCTATCTC GCACATATTAATTTGGGCAAAAAGGGCTACCAAGTACCAAGAAGCGGTACTATTCAAGTAACGCTTCTCAATCCCTTGGGTACAGTCGTTAAGATGTTCGTAGTACTATACGATCTTTCTGATATGCCACCACGATCTCATACTTTTTTACGTCAGAGAACACTGCGGCACAAAACGCTACGCTACCTCGTTCATCTTAG ATTTATGTCTGGCAAGTCCGGTCGGATTTACTTGCACACGGACATCCGCATGATCATTTGTCGGAAGTCCGACGTCGACACGGCGTCGGACTTCGGCTCAGAGCCGCCGAAGGAGCTCCGCAGCTACATCCACGGCCCCACCAATCCGAAATTTTCGCCGAGGTGCTGA